From a region of the candidate division WOR-3 bacterium genome:
- a CDS encoding lactate racemase domain-containing protein, with product MNKKINITYGDEKITLLVPKDFLAGEVIKPRESSPLMSEEEMKKKIEESLQKPINSKKLNEIVKNKKVGLLINDGFRPGLQKLIVEVMLREIFKGKPLSLKVFIATGTHNPEVYGRGIAEFIKRRAEEMNKEVFVITNDCEKGEFIYLGETPFGTKAEVLKEWLETDSRIYAHESKYHYMNGYSVFDKQVCPGLSSWRTIESTHKHALREDLSAPGRIPYHKVRERQRNPFAEDNRYVRLLSERYVLKDGKLKEENPPVFLLDMISTPFTIKWIASGDPEIVSREMTEVVDKLSSFEIPRTKYVVISPGGPPFSDTLYGTQICLDMALKNAIEEGGEALILAPCKGDPNLPLEVRGLGPSEKVKELFWDNLVRLRKLSLQEATEWIKKNFELYLWKTDRLLKFMLKQKVKLYLYSELPREKIEPGGFLFVEDPNEWIKERAKRRDGKLRIIDEGNKVLIMSSK from the coding sequence ATGAACAAAAAAATAAATATAACTTATGGGGATGAAAAAATCACCCTATTAGTTCCTAAGGATTTTCTTGCAGGAGAAGTTATTAAACCCAGAGAATCTTCTCCTCTAATGTCTGAAGAAGAAATGAAAAAGAAAATAGAAGAATCGCTTCAAAAACCCATAAATTCTAAAAAACTAAATGAAATTGTAAAAAATAAAAAAGTTGGACTTCTAATAAATGATGGATTTAGACCAGGATTACAAAAACTAATCGTGGAGGTGATGTTAAGAGAAATTTTTAAGGGTAAGCCCCTTTCTCTTAAAGTTTTTATTGCTACAGGGACTCATAATCCTGAAGTGTATGGAAGAGGGATCGCTGAGTTTATTAAGAGGAGGGCGGAAGAGATGAATAAAGAAGTTTTTGTTATCACTAACGATTGCGAGAAAGGCGAGTTCATTTATTTGGGCGAAACTCCTTTTGGCACTAAAGCTGAGGTCTTAAAAGAATGGCTTGAGACAGATTCAAGAATTTACGCTCACGAATCCAAGTACCATTATATGAATGGATATAGTGTGTTTGATAAACAGGTTTGTCCAGGACTTTCTTCTTGGAGAACAATCGAATCAACCCATAAGCACGCCTTAAGAGAAGACTTAAGTGCTCCAGGTAGAATACCCTATCATAAGGTTAGAGAGAGACAAAGAAATCCTTTTGCAGAGGATAATAGATACGTAAGGTTATTGTCTGAAAGGTACGTATTAAAAGATGGGAAACTCAAAGAAGAGAACCCCCCTGTTTTTCTTTTAGATATGATTTCTACACCTTTTACAATTAAATGGATAGCTTCAGGAGACCCAGAGATAGTTTCAAGAGAGATGACCGAGGTTGTTGACAAATTAAGCTCTTTTGAGATTCCAAGGACAAAATATGTTGTGATTTCTCCTGGAGGGCCTCCATTCTCTGACACACTATATGGAACTCAAATTTGTCTTGATATGGCTTTAAAAAATGCGATTGAAGAGGGAGGGGAAGCTCTTATTTTAGCACCCTGTAAAGGAGATCCGAATTTACCCCTTGAGGTAAGAGGGCTTGGACCAAGCGAAAAAGTGAAAGAACTATTTTGGGATAATCTTGTTAGATTGAGAAAATTGTCTCTTCAAGAGGCTACAGAATGGATAAAGAAAAATTTTGAGTTGTATCTCTGGAAGACAGATAGGCTTTTGAAATTTATGCTAAAACAAAAAGTTAAACTTTATTTATATTCTGAACTTCCAAGAGAAAAAATTGAACCAGGAGGATTCCTTTTTGTTGAAGATCCAAATGAATGGATTAAGGAAAGAGCAAAAAGGAGGGATGGGAAGCTTAGAATAATAGATGAGGGGAATAAAGTGTTAATAATGTCTTCTAAATAA
- a CDS encoding LptF/LptG family permease: MKNKILDVYIIKKFFLAILFSLIGLSFIYIITNFFENIGYFVDKKTPSLIILEYYLLFYPKVILLIMPLATLMGIYFSLGLITRHNEVLALRALGISPFRIYRAIFLYGFLLSIVIIFFNLSLIPKTKENLKEFKKVKIEKIVQDFDENYARDINYITDTGEMVSIKRLIGNEIHAIHILTYRDGKMISRIDAGRGIWKDSLWILLGAYKRTFEEDSISFNFSDTMKVECFRVSPQEIAKSKKDPLNFSFFQLFKYIKKLERTGQRSGAERVELYERISYPLVNFIILFLGCPLALEVKRRGLIFGFGLGILLSFIFWGIIQLFKELGINGNLPPSLSILIPNMVFLFIGLYLMFRKDAL, from the coding sequence ATGAAAAATAAAATTTTGGATGTTTATATCATAAAGAAATTCTTCCTAGCCATATTATTTTCCTTGATTGGACTTTCTTTTATATATATCATAACAAATTTTTTTGAGAACATTGGATATTTTGTGGACAAAAAGACTCCTTCTCTTATTATTTTAGAATATTATTTGTTGTTCTACCCAAAGGTAATTTTACTTATAATGCCCCTCGCTACTTTAATGGGGATTTATTTTTCTCTTGGATTAATTACAAGGCATAATGAAGTTTTGGCTTTAAGGGCTTTGGGAATTTCTCCTTTTAGAATATATAGGGCTATTTTTCTTTATGGATTTTTACTTTCTATAGTGATAATTTTCTTTAATCTTTCTTTAATCCCAAAGACAAAGGAAAACTTAAAAGAATTTAAGAAAGTAAAGATTGAAAAAATAGTTCAGGATTTCGATGAGAATTATGCAAGAGACATAAACTATATAACAGACACTGGGGAGATGGTTAGTATTAAAAGATTAATTGGTAATGAAATTCACGCGATACATATATTGACTTATAGAGATGGTAAAATGATATCAAGAATTGACGCTGGGAGGGGAATTTGGAAAGATTCTCTTTGGATTCTCTTAGGGGCTTACAAAAGAACTTTTGAGGAAGATTCTATAAGTTTTAATTTCAGCGATACAATGAAAGTAGAATGCTTTAGAGTATCTCCTCAGGAAATAGCCAAAAGTAAAAAAGATCCATTGAATTTCTCTTTCTTTCAACTTTTTAAATATATAAAAAAGTTGGAAAGGACTGGACAACGGTCAGGAGCAGAGAGAGTGGAATTATATGAAAGGATTTCTTATCCTTTGGTTAATTTTATAATCTTGTTTCTTGGGTGTCCTCTTGCTCTTGAGGTAAAAAGAAGAGGGTTAATTTTTGGATTTGGTCTTGGAATTCTTCTTTCTTTTATTTTCTGGGGTATAATTCAACTTTTTAAGGAGTTAGGAATAAATGGTAACTTACCTCCCTCCCTTTCAATTTTAATTCCTAATATGGTCTTTCTCTTTATAGGGCTATATTTAATGTTTAGAAAGGATGCCTTATGA